In Nitrospira sp., the following proteins share a genomic window:
- a CDS encoding 2-isopropylmalate synthase, translated as MTTRNIRIFDTTLRDGEQSPGASMNLEEKVMIAKQLARLGVDIIEAGFAYSSPGDFEAVRQVAQEVEGPTICSLARARPEDIDRAWEALKGASKARIHTFLSTSDIHLKHQFRMTRKEALKRAVEMVERARGYVKDVEFSPMDASRSNVTYLCEVIEAVIAAGAATVNIPDTVGYATPDEFGQLIAMIRKKVKNSRKAVISVHCHNDLGLAVANSLAAIAAGAGQVECTINGIGERAGNASLEEIVMGLRTRKDFYEADTKVRTQEIAKTSRLVSKITGMVVQPNKAIVGANAFAHTSGIHQDGLLKEKSTYEIMRPESVGLGKMQLVMGKLSGRHAFRQRLEELGYKLSDQEVNQAFERFKRLADQKKEIFEEDLETIVSEETRRIPERYALKSLYVKSGTGEVPTATVELLIDGQAVKQTGTGDGPVDAAYRTIAAMLGTKSRLLSYVVKAITGGTDAQGEVAVKLEEGRNAAIGNGADTDIIVASTKAYLNALNKLSFWASKSSSPDQKIGLV; from the coding sequence ATGACCACGCGTAATATCCGCATCTTTGATACGACCTTACGGGACGGGGAACAGTCACCGGGGGCGAGCATGAACCTTGAGGAAAAGGTCATGATCGCCAAGCAACTGGCCCGCTTGGGCGTCGACATCATCGAGGCGGGGTTCGCTTACAGCTCGCCCGGCGATTTCGAGGCGGTGCGGCAGGTGGCGCAGGAGGTCGAAGGACCGACAATTTGTAGCCTCGCGCGCGCGCGGCCTGAGGATATCGACCGTGCGTGGGAAGCCCTCAAGGGCGCATCTAAGGCACGCATCCATACGTTTCTGTCCACGTCAGATATTCATTTGAAACACCAGTTCCGCATGACGCGCAAGGAAGCGCTCAAGCGGGCGGTGGAGATGGTCGAGCGGGCGCGCGGCTACGTAAAGGACGTCGAGTTTTCTCCGATGGACGCCAGCCGCTCGAACGTCACTTATCTCTGCGAAGTCATCGAGGCGGTCATCGCGGCCGGCGCCGCAACGGTTAACATTCCGGACACCGTCGGCTATGCCACGCCAGACGAGTTCGGACAGTTGATTGCCATGATCAGGAAGAAAGTCAAGAACAGCAGGAAGGCCGTCATCTCGGTCCACTGCCACAACGATCTCGGTTTGGCTGTCGCCAATTCGCTGGCGGCCATTGCGGCGGGCGCGGGGCAGGTGGAGTGTACGATCAACGGGATTGGCGAGCGGGCCGGTAATGCCTCACTGGAAGAAATTGTCATGGGATTGCGGACCCGCAAGGATTTCTACGAGGCCGACACGAAGGTCCGCACCCAGGAGATTGCCAAGACCAGTCGGCTCGTCAGTAAGATCACCGGCATGGTTGTACAACCGAACAAGGCGATCGTGGGCGCCAATGCCTTTGCGCACACGTCCGGCATCCACCAGGACGGGCTGCTCAAGGAGAAGAGTACCTACGAGATCATGCGGCCCGAGTCCGTCGGACTGGGCAAGATGCAATTGGTCATGGGCAAGCTCTCGGGCCGGCATGCGTTTCGGCAGCGGCTGGAGGAGTTGGGCTACAAGTTGTCCGATCAGGAGGTCAACCAGGCATTCGAGCGTTTCAAGCGGCTCGCTGATCAGAAGAAAGAAATTTTCGAAGAGGATCTTGAAACAATTGTCTCGGAGGAGACGCGGCGGATTCCCGAGCGGTATGCGTTGAAATCGCTCTACGTCAAGAGCGGCACGGGAGAGGTGCCAACGGCGACGGTGGAACTGCTGATCGATGGGCAGGCTGTCAAGCAAACCGGCACGGGTGATGGCCCAGTGGACGCGGCCTATCGCACGATTGCGGCGATGCTCGGCACCAAGAGCCGGCTGTTGAGCTATGTAGTGAAGGCTATTACGGGCGGGACGGACGCGCAGGGCGAAGTGGCGGTCAAACTGGAGGAGGGCCGCAACGCTGCCATCGGCAACGGAGCCGACACCGATATCATTGTCGCATCGACCAAGGCGTACCTAAATGCGCTCAACAAACTGTCGTTCTGGGCATCCAAGAGCAGTAGCCCCGATCAAAAGATCGGGCTCGTCTAG
- the pssA gene encoding CDP-diacylglycerol--serine O-phosphatidyltransferase, with translation MRTAFLKEPKRRRAVYLIPNLLTTGNLFSGLYAVLAVFHGNYFAAAVAIMIALIFDMLDGKSARWTNSTSQFGVEYDSLADLVAFGVAPGLLIYGWALSVYDMLGPSVMFAFVACGALRLARFNVMTAASESKYFMGLPIPAAASVVATLVIFDREVAQLGLSSKPVAVLVLTMALSFLMVSTIKYRSFKDLKFSGRAHFDNLVLAILMIMLVIAWPQAMLFIVFACYAVSGPIEKGVQLVLKLTGKRPVESQPVLETKE, from the coding sequence ATGAGGACGGCTTTTTTAAAAGAACCGAAACGGCGCCGGGCCGTCTACCTAATTCCGAATCTGCTGACGACGGGAAACTTGTTCAGTGGGCTGTACGCCGTGCTGGCGGTGTTCCACGGCAACTACTTCGCGGCGGCTGTGGCGATCATGATCGCGCTGATTTTTGACATGCTGGACGGCAAGTCGGCCCGGTGGACGAATAGCACAAGCCAGTTTGGCGTGGAGTACGATTCGCTGGCCGATCTCGTGGCGTTCGGGGTAGCGCCAGGGCTGCTGATCTACGGCTGGGCGCTCAGCGTCTACGACATGCTCGGGCCGTCCGTGATGTTCGCCTTCGTGGCCTGCGGGGCGCTGCGGCTGGCGCGGTTCAACGTGATGACTGCCGCGAGCGAGAGTAAATATTTCATGGGCCTGCCGATCCCAGCGGCTGCGAGTGTGGTGGCCACGCTGGTGATCTTCGACCGCGAGGTGGCTCAGCTCGGCCTATCCAGTAAGCCCGTGGCGGTGCTGGTACTGACGATGGCGCTGTCCTTTTTGATGGTCAGCACGATCAAGTACCGGAGTTTTAAGGATCTGAAGTTTAGTGGGCGGGCGCATTTCGACAATCTGGTGTTGGCGATCCTGATGATCATGCTGGTGATTGCCTGGCCGCAGGCGATGCTATTCATCGTGTTCGCGTGTTATGCTGTGTCCGGTCCAATTGAGAAAGGCGTGCAACTGGTGCTCAAACTGACCGGGAAGCGCCCGGTGGAATCGCAGCCAGTGCTGGAGACGAAAGAGTAG
- a CDS encoding phosphatidylserine decarboxylase family protein, producing the protein MSDRAVGIPIVKEGLPFVAAVGTPAVAAGMLGWTGIAAAFGAVALFTAWFFRNPQRSAPQADRIVVAPADGKIVEISEETESRFLKGKCVRISIFLNIFDVHVNRIPCKGTVEQVTYQPGQFLVASRPEATLQNEQNALLIRAAQGTKVLCVQIAGLIARRIVCWVQPGESVVCGERFGLIRFGSRMDVFLPVGTKLKVKVGDHVKGGETLFGEL; encoded by the coding sequence ATGTCTGATCGCGCGGTCGGCATACCGATTGTCAAGGAAGGGCTTCCGTTTGTGGCTGCTGTCGGCACGCCAGCCGTGGCCGCAGGGATGCTGGGGTGGACGGGCATCGCAGCCGCCTTTGGTGCCGTGGCGCTGTTCACGGCCTGGTTCTTCCGAAACCCCCAACGGTCGGCACCGCAAGCCGACCGGATCGTGGTGGCACCAGCGGACGGGAAGATTGTCGAGATCAGTGAAGAGACTGAGTCACGCTTTCTCAAAGGCAAGTGCGTACGGATCAGTATCTTCCTGAATATTTTCGATGTGCATGTAAACCGGATTCCCTGCAAGGGAACGGTGGAGCAGGTGACCTATCAACCAGGCCAATTCTTGGTGGCCAGTCGGCCGGAAGCCACGTTGCAAAACGAGCAGAACGCCCTGCTGATCCGGGCGGCGCAAGGAACGAAGGTGCTCTGTGTGCAAATCGCCGGTCTGATCGCGCGTCGGATCGTCTGCTGGGTGCAGCCCGGCGAGAGCGTAGTTTGCGGCGAGCGGTTCGGGCTGATCCGGTTCGGTTCTCGGATGGATGTGTTTCTGCCGGTGGGGACGAAGTTGAAGGTCAAAGTAGGCGATCACGTGAAGGGCGGGGAAACCCTCTTCGGGGAACTGTAA
- the ilvC gene encoding ketol-acid reductoisomerase, translating into MKVYYDKDADLQQIKNKKVAIIGYGSQGHAHALNLKESGVNVVIGLREGASWRKAEQGGLKVMPVADAVKAAEVVMILAPDEAQAAIYRQHIGPNLKDGAYLAFGHGFNIHFGQIVPPAGVNVFMVAPKGPGHLVRSEYTKSSGVPCLLAIHQDPSGNTRKVGLAYASAIGGGRAGVIETNFCEETETDLFGEQVVLCGGLTSLIQAGFETLVEAGYSPEMAYFECLHEVKLIVDLMYEGGIANMRYSISTTAKYGDVTRGPRIVTDKTKQEMKRILKEIQSGQFAREWVLENQANRPVYNALLKKGEAHPIEEVGARLRAMMSWLKSGKLVDKAKN; encoded by the coding sequence ATGAAGGTCTATTACGACAAAGATGCTGACTTGCAGCAGATTAAGAACAAGAAGGTGGCCATTATCGGCTACGGCAGTCAGGGCCATGCCCACGCGCTGAATCTGAAGGAAAGCGGCGTCAATGTCGTCATCGGTCTCCGCGAGGGCGCCTCGTGGAGGAAGGCGGAGCAGGGCGGGCTGAAAGTCATGCCGGTGGCCGATGCTGTGAAAGCGGCGGAGGTCGTCATGATTCTCGCGCCGGACGAGGCGCAGGCGGCCATTTATCGCCAGCACATCGGGCCGAATTTAAAGGACGGGGCCTATTTGGCCTTTGGCCACGGCTTCAACATCCATTTCGGTCAGATCGTCCCACCGGCCGGCGTCAACGTGTTCATGGTGGCACCCAAGGGCCCGGGGCACCTCGTTCGGTCGGAATACACGAAAAGCAGCGGCGTACCCTGCCTCCTGGCGATCCATCAGGACCCCAGCGGCAACACTCGCAAGGTCGGCCTAGCCTATGCCAGTGCGATCGGCGGCGGCCGCGCGGGCGTCATTGAAACGAACTTCTGCGAGGAGACGGAAACCGATCTCTTCGGCGAACAGGTGGTCCTCTGCGGCGGCCTGACCTCACTGATCCAGGCGGGCTTCGAGACGTTGGTCGAGGCGGGTTATTCGCCGGAGATGGCCTATTTCGAATGTCTGCACGAGGTGAAACTGATCGTGGATCTGATGTACGAGGGCGGCATTGCTAACATGCGCTACTCCATCAGCACGACGGCCAAGTATGGCGATGTGACGCGTGGTCCGCGCATCGTGACGGACAAAACCAAGCAGGAAATGAAGCGTATCCTGAAAGAGATCCAGAGTGGCCAGTTCGCCCGCGAGTGGGTGCTGGAAAACCAGGCGAATCGCCCAGTCTACAACGCGTTGCTCAAGAAAGGCGAAGCCCATCCAATCGAAGAGGTCGGAGCAAGGCTGCGGGCCATGATGTCGTGGCTCAAGAGCGGCAAACTTGTCGACAAGGCAAAAAACTGA
- the ilvN gene encoding acetolactate synthase small subunit, which yields MEHIISVTVENKFGVLSRIAGLFSGRGFNIESLSVAPSLDPSTSMMTIVTTGDDRIEQIVKQLNKLIDVIKVVDLSENEFVERETALIKVHTKSEDRAEALRIADIFRANVIDSTPGTYTIEVTGSVRKIEAIINLLQPLGIKELIRTGRVAIAREPIRPAMTHPKRIAKE from the coding sequence ATGGAACACATCATTTCCGTGACCGTGGAGAACAAGTTCGGCGTGCTGTCGCGCATTGCCGGTCTGTTCAGCGGGCGTGGCTTCAACATCGAGAGCCTCTCGGTGGCGCCCTCGCTCGACCCCTCCACGTCCATGATGACCATCGTCACCACTGGAGACGATCGGATCGAGCAAATCGTCAAACAGCTTAACAAGCTGATCGACGTGATCAAGGTTGTGGACCTCAGCGAGAACGAGTTTGTTGAGCGGGAGACGGCTTTGATTAAGGTGCACACGAAGTCGGAGGACCGGGCCGAGGCGCTGCGCATCGCGGACATCTTTCGCGCCAATGTCATTGATTCGACGCCGGGCACCTACACGATCGAGGTGACGGGAAGCGTGCGGAAGATCGAGGCGATCATCAACCTCCTGCAGCCGCTGGGCATCAAGGAGCTGATCCGGACCGGCCGCGTGGCGATCGCGCGGGAGCCGATCCGGCCGGCCATGACCCATCCCAAGCGGATCGCCAAAGAGTAG
- the ilvB gene encoding biosynthetic-type acetolactate synthase large subunit: MKLTGAEIFLECLKKEGVKTIFALPGGVVLKIFDVLHQQKDIQVVLTRHEQGAGHMAEGYAKATGKAGVALVTSGPGMTNVITALADAYMDSVPLVCFSGQVPTSLIGNDAFQEADNIGLSRPCTKYNFLVKDVNDLATTIKEAFYVATTGRPGPVLVDIPKDVSMNKAEFKYPASVSMRGYNPTYDGNKWQIKQAAELIAKARKPVLYIGGGVIFSEASQEILELAEMCQLPVDMTLMGLGGFPGEHALSMGMLGMHGTYWANMAIHYSDLVIAVGARFDDRVTGKVSEFCPHAKVIHVDIDPTSIRKNVHVDVPIVGDCKTVLRELVDVLKATVNGDQKELRKPWWDQINDWKQAHPLAYQQDAHGPIKPQHVVKRLYELTKDRDPIVSTDVGQHQMWAAQYFKLAKPNRWLTSGGLGTMGFGFPAAMGAQAAFPGRLVLCIAGDGSVQMNTQELATAVVNKLPVKVVVLNNGFHGMVRQWQDLFYEGRYASSFLDVYPDFVKLAEAYGAVGLRAKTVSELDGAIKEAISIDKPVFLDVPTYPYENVYPMIPAGGCNHEMILADPPELKQKQKAGAPTPVAGEDKDTVLTA; this comes from the coding sequence ATGAAGCTCACCGGCGCGGAGATATTTCTGGAATGCCTTAAAAAAGAAGGCGTTAAGACGATTTTTGCCCTTCCGGGCGGCGTCGTCCTGAAAATCTTCGACGTGTTGCATCAACAGAAGGACATTCAGGTTGTGTTGACCCGCCATGAGCAGGGCGCCGGCCATATGGCCGAGGGTTACGCCAAGGCCACTGGCAAGGCCGGCGTGGCGCTGGTGACGTCTGGCCCCGGCATGACAAACGTGATCACCGCGCTGGCCGACGCCTACATGGATTCCGTGCCCCTGGTGTGTTTCTCCGGCCAGGTGCCCACGAGCCTCATTGGCAACGACGCGTTCCAGGAGGCCGACAACATCGGCCTGAGCCGCCCCTGCACGAAATACAATTTCCTCGTAAAGGATGTCAATGATCTCGCGACGACGATCAAGGAAGCCTTCTACGTCGCGACGACCGGGCGCCCCGGCCCCGTGCTGGTGGACATTCCCAAGGACGTATCCATGAACAAGGCGGAGTTCAAGTATCCGGCCTCCGTCTCGATGCGCGGCTACAACCCGACCTACGATGGCAACAAGTGGCAGATCAAGCAGGCGGCCGAGCTGATCGCCAAGGCGAGGAAGCCGGTGCTCTATATTGGCGGCGGCGTGATCTTCTCCGAAGCCTCGCAGGAAATTCTCGAGTTGGCGGAGATGTGCCAGTTACCGGTGGACATGACGTTGATGGGGCTGGGCGGGTTTCCGGGTGAGCATGCGCTCTCCATGGGTATGCTGGGCATGCACGGCACCTACTGGGCCAACATGGCGATCCACTACTCTGACCTCGTGATTGCAGTGGGGGCGCGGTTCGACGATCGGGTGACGGGCAAGGTCTCGGAATTCTGCCCGCATGCGAAGGTTATTCATGTCGACATCGACCCGACATCGATCCGCAAGAACGTTCACGTGGACGTTCCGATCGTGGGCGACTGCAAGACCGTGCTCCGCGAGCTCGTCGATGTTCTTAAGGCCACGGTAAACGGCGATCAGAAGGAACTGCGGAAGCCCTGGTGGGACCAGATCAACGACTGGAAGCAGGCGCATCCGCTGGCCTATCAGCAGGATGCCCATGGGCCGATCAAGCCGCAGCATGTCGTGAAGCGGCTCTACGAACTCACAAAGGACCGCGATCCGATTGTCTCGACCGATGTGGGGCAGCACCAGATGTGGGCGGCGCAGTACTTCAAGCTGGCCAAGCCAAACCGGTGGCTGACCTCCGGCGGGCTGGGCACGATGGGCTTCGGCTTCCCAGCGGCCATGGGCGCGCAGGCGGCCTTCCCCGGACGGCTGGTCCTCTGCATCGCCGGCGACGGTAGTGTGCAGATGAATACGCAGGAGTTGGCGACCGCGGTGGTGAACAAGCTGCCGGTAAAGGTTGTCGTGCTCAACAACGGTTTCCACGGCATGGTCCGGCAATGGCAGGATTTGTTCTACGAGGGCCGGTACGCGTCCAGCTTTTTGGATGTCTACCCGGATTTCGTGAAGCTGGCCGAGGCCTACGGGGCGGTCGGTCTGCGCGCGAAGACCGTGTCGGAGCTGGACGGCGCGATCAAGGAAGCGATCTCGATCGACAAGCCGGTGTTTCTCGACGTGCCGACCTATCCATACGAGAACGTCTATCCAATGATTCCAGCTGGCGGCTGCAATCACGAGATGATTCTGGCCGATCCGCCGGAGTTGAAACAGAAGCAAAAAGCCGGCGCGCCGACTCCGGTCGCAGGCGAGGACAAGGACACCGTTCTCACCGCATAG
- a CDS encoding glutaredoxin family protein has product MPEVIIYSRPDCHLCNVVERIAKTVQAEHPFILTRINVDETSDLAIRYGERVPVVLIDQVEAFSGTVTEGEFRRAIERANRQGLRGVIRSFFRIFKKPVKS; this is encoded by the coding sequence GTGCCTGAGGTCATTATTTATTCCCGGCCGGACTGCCACCTTTGCAACGTGGTCGAACGCATCGCCAAAACAGTCCAGGCCGAGCATCCTTTCATCCTCACCCGAATCAATGTAGACGAGACATCCGACCTCGCCATCCGCTACGGCGAACGTGTGCCGGTGGTGCTGATTGACCAGGTAGAAGCCTTCTCGGGCACGGTCACGGAGGGAGAGTTTCGTCGAGCGATTGAGAGAGCAAACAGGCAAGGACTGCGGGGTGTGATACGGTCTTTCTTCAGGATATTCAAAAAGCCCGTCAAGTCGTAA
- the rnhC gene encoding ribonuclease HIII, with protein MAATGMTTSGNRIGIDESGKGDYFGPLVIAAAHVTGELEPELRLMEVRDSKKISDGRVLEIAGDLRQACKYSIVVIGPQKYNELYPKFRNLNRLLAWGHARALENLLEQVDCPLAIADQFGNERLILSALKEKGKKIQLIQRTKAESDLAVAAASILARAEFLFRLQRLSEEVGTMLPKGATHVELAAKMIVKKHGEERLGMVAKLHFKTTKAVLGQTEES; from the coding sequence ATGGCTGCAACCGGCATGACGACCTCGGGAAATCGGATTGGCATTGATGAGTCCGGCAAGGGCGATTACTTCGGCCCCTTGGTCATTGCTGCCGCCCACGTGACGGGCGAGCTCGAGCCGGAGCTGCGCCTCATGGAGGTACGGGACAGCAAAAAGATCTCCGACGGGCGCGTGCTGGAGATCGCCGGGGACCTGCGCCAAGCCTGCAAATACAGCATCGTCGTCATCGGCCCACAAAAATACAACGAACTCTATCCCAAGTTCCGTAATCTCAATCGCCTACTGGCCTGGGGACACGCGCGGGCGCTGGAAAATTTACTGGAGCAGGTGGACTGCCCGCTGGCCATTGCTGACCAATTCGGCAATGAACGGCTCATCCTCAGCGCTCTGAAAGAAAAAGGGAAGAAGATCCAGTTGATCCAGCGGACAAAAGCCGAGTCCGATCTGGCCGTTGCAGCTGCTTCGATTTTGGCCCGCGCGGAATTTCTCTTTCGCCTCCAACGCCTCTCAGAGGAAGTAGGTACGATGCTGCCAAAAGGGGCCACCCATGTCGAACTAGCTGCCAAAATGATCGTCAAAAAGCACGGAGAAGAGCGGCTCGGCATGGTTGCCAAGCTGCACTTCAAGACTACGAAAGCTGTGTTGGGACAGACTGAGGAGAGCTAA
- the rpoD gene encoding RNA polymerase sigma factor RpoD, with protein MAKDEMLVEVKKLIAIGKDKGFITYDELSSSLPAELVSSERMTHLMTIFGEMDIEIVDAPEGEQARSAKKPSKARDAESDDEDEEKEGSEGNKKRIDLTPGVLSRTDDPVRLYLKEMGSVALLSREGEIEIAKRIEEGKKDMSMAVFGLPMTIKTVLEISEQIKKEKLSVREVAQTAYDEEMDQEEREEMEQDDTELRKKTLEALTKVRRPSTPVVALYKKLWAARGNPVKQKRIKAQIKDVRVPVVERIEAINFHPLFKDKLVQRVRQVAQEIRSAEREISNCYRRLGASGEAGAELLRKLSRDRRGLLAVKRKCGLPEESLLSIKKIVAEARAKIRRIESEEAKMTSEDLKESVKHLDLADDKMKRGKAELVEANLRLVVSIAKKYTNRGLQFLDLIQEGNIGLMKAVDKFEYRRGYKFSTYATWWIRQAITRAIADQARTIRIPVHMIETINKLIRTSRHLVQKLGREPTPEEIAERMDLPLDKVRKILKIAREPISLETPIGEEEDSHLGDFIEDKKAVSPLDAAIRYDLQRQISTALETLTPREEKVLRKRFGIGESTDHTLEEVGQDFEVTRERIRQIEAKALRKLRHPSRSKKLRSFVESL; from the coding sequence ATGGCTAAAGACGAAATGCTGGTAGAAGTCAAAAAGCTCATCGCCATCGGCAAGGATAAGGGCTTTATCACCTACGACGAGCTGAGCAGTTCCTTGCCGGCCGAGCTGGTGTCGTCTGAGCGGATGACCCACCTCATGACGATCTTCGGCGAGATGGACATCGAGATCGTGGATGCGCCGGAAGGCGAACAGGCGCGCAGCGCCAAGAAGCCGTCAAAGGCGCGTGATGCGGAGTCCGACGACGAGGATGAGGAGAAGGAGGGGTCTGAGGGCAACAAGAAGCGGATTGATCTCACGCCCGGCGTGCTGAGCCGAACCGACGACCCGGTCCGGCTCTATCTTAAGGAAATGGGCAGCGTCGCGCTGCTGAGCCGTGAGGGCGAAATCGAAATCGCCAAGCGAATCGAAGAGGGCAAGAAGGACATGTCCATGGCCGTCTTCGGCCTGCCGATGACCATAAAGACTGTGCTGGAGATTTCAGAGCAGATTAAGAAGGAGAAGCTCAGCGTACGCGAAGTCGCGCAGACGGCCTACGATGAGGAGATGGACCAGGAAGAGCGCGAGGAAATGGAGCAGGACGACACCGAGCTTCGCAAGAAAACGCTCGAGGCGCTCACCAAGGTGCGTCGGCCCAGTACGCCTGTGGTGGCACTCTACAAGAAGCTGTGGGCGGCGCGGGGCAATCCGGTCAAGCAAAAGCGGATCAAGGCGCAGATTAAAGACGTGCGCGTGCCGGTGGTGGAGCGGATCGAGGCAATCAATTTTCACCCGTTGTTTAAGGACAAGCTGGTGCAGCGCGTGCGCCAGGTGGCACAGGAAATTCGGTCGGCTGAGCGCGAGATCAGCAACTGTTATCGCCGGCTGGGCGCGTCAGGTGAGGCGGGGGCCGAACTGCTGCGCAAGCTGTCACGCGATCGCCGCGGCTTGCTCGCCGTAAAGCGGAAATGCGGCTTGCCTGAGGAGTCGCTCCTGTCTATCAAGAAGATCGTGGCTGAGGCGCGGGCAAAGATCAGGCGGATCGAGTCCGAAGAGGCGAAGATGACCTCCGAGGATCTCAAGGAGTCCGTCAAACACCTCGACCTGGCCGACGACAAGATGAAGCGCGGCAAGGCGGAGCTGGTTGAGGCCAATCTTCGACTGGTTGTCAGCATTGCCAAAAAGTACACGAATCGGGGCCTCCAATTCTTAGACCTGATCCAGGAGGGCAACATCGGTCTGATGAAAGCGGTGGACAAGTTCGAGTACAGGCGCGGGTACAAGTTTAGCACCTACGCGACGTGGTGGATCCGGCAGGCGATTACCCGCGCCATCGCTGACCAGGCGCGCACCATCCGCATTCCGGTGCACATGATTGAGACGATCAATAAGCTGATCCGCACGTCGCGGCATCTGGTGCAGAAGCTCGGCCGCGAACCCACCCCGGAGGAAATTGCCGAGCGGATGGATCTGCCGCTGGACAAGGTGCGGAAGATCCTCAAGATCGCGCGTGAGCCGATCTCACTGGAAACGCCCATTGGCGAGGAGGAAGACAGCCATCTGGGGGATTTCATCGAGGACAAGAAGGCGGTCTCCCCGCTAGACGCAGCCATCCGCTACGATCTGCAGCGCCAGATCAGCACTGCGCTGGAGACGCTGACGCCACGCGAAGAAAAGGTGCTGCGGAAGCGGTTCGGCATCGGCGAGAGCACGGACCATACGTTGGAGGAAGTTGGCCAGGACTTCGAAGTCACCCGCGAGCGCATCCGCCAGATCGAAGCCAAGGCGTTGCGCAAACTGCGGCATCCGAGCCGGAGCAAGAAGCTCCGCAGCTTCGTCGAGAGCCTGTAG